From Phenylobacterium montanum, the proteins below share one genomic window:
- a CDS encoding nuclear transport factor 2 family protein translates to MSLGSIEDRLAVRERIEAYGDAVFRRDSEAWIANWAEDGVWRLLGAEFRGRPQIQSAWLKAMEAYALVGFYCAPGYLRLDGLRADVRVYTREILIDHKGSAVNVMGVYQDQLIKQDGAWLFAERAYTVLHSDASN, encoded by the coding sequence ATGTCGCTTGGATCGATTGAAGACCGTCTGGCCGTTCGCGAGCGCATCGAGGCCTATGGCGACGCCGTGTTCCGTCGTGACAGTGAAGCCTGGATCGCCAACTGGGCCGAGGATGGGGTCTGGCGTTTGCTGGGCGCGGAATTCCGCGGCAGGCCGCAGATCCAGTCCGCCTGGCTCAAGGCGATGGAGGCATACGCCTTGGTCGGCTTCTACTGTGCGCCCGGCTATCTTCGGCTCGATGGTCTGCGCGCGGACGTCCGGGTCTACACGCGCGAGATTCTGATCGATCACAAAGGCTCTGCCGTGAACGTCATGGGCGTCTACCAGGACCAGCTGATCAAGCAGGATGGCGCCTGGCTGTTCGCCGAGCGCGCCTACACCGTGCTTCACAGCGACGCCTCGAACTAG
- the trxB gene encoding thioredoxin-disulfide reductase produces the protein MPDLADRKVRCAIIGSGPAGYTAAIYAARAMLEPVLIAGIQPGGQLTITTDVENYPGFSDVIQGPWLMDQMKAQAEHVGTEFVADIVLKADLSARPFRLECDSGAVFLAETLIIATGAQAKWLGLPTEQTFQGFGVSACATCDGFFYRGKNVVVVGGGNTAVEEALFLTNFAAKVTVVHRRDEFRAERILQQRLFAHPKIEVVWDSAIDEILGTKEPLGVTGVRLKNVGTGALSEIACDGVFVAIGHAPSSELFAGQLETNAGGYLKVVPGTAATAIPGVWAAGDVTDDVYRQAVTAAGMGCMAALEAVRFLAEEDHKKAHHPISHQEAQEIGSGPTPGDAHVAWID, from the coding sequence ATGCCTGATCTGGCGGACCGCAAAGTCCGCTGCGCCATCATCGGGTCCGGTCCCGCCGGCTACACCGCCGCCATCTACGCCGCGAGAGCCATGCTGGAGCCGGTCTTGATCGCGGGCATCCAGCCGGGCGGGCAACTGACCATCACCACCGATGTCGAGAACTATCCCGGCTTTTCCGATGTGATCCAGGGCCCCTGGCTGATGGACCAGATGAAGGCCCAGGCCGAGCACGTGGGGACCGAGTTCGTCGCCGACATCGTGCTGAAAGCGGATCTGTCGGCCCGTCCGTTCCGCCTGGAGTGCGACAGCGGCGCGGTGTTTCTGGCCGAGACCCTGATCATCGCCACTGGCGCCCAGGCCAAGTGGCTCGGCCTGCCCACCGAGCAGACCTTCCAGGGCTTCGGCGTCTCGGCCTGCGCCACCTGCGACGGCTTCTTCTATCGGGGCAAGAACGTAGTCGTCGTTGGTGGCGGCAACACTGCGGTCGAGGAGGCGCTGTTCCTGACCAACTTCGCCGCCAAGGTGACGGTGGTGCACCGCCGCGACGAGTTCCGCGCCGAGCGCATCCTGCAGCAGCGCCTGTTCGCCCATCCGAAGATCGAGGTGGTGTGGGACAGCGCCATCGACGAGATCCTGGGGACCAAGGAGCCCCTGGGCGTCACCGGCGTCCGCCTGAAGAACGTGGGCACCGGCGCCCTCAGCGAGATCGCCTGCGACGGGGTGTTCGTCGCCATCGGCCACGCCCCCTCCTCCGAGCTGTTCGCTGGCCAGCTGGAGACCAACGCCGGCGGCTATCTGAAAGTGGTTCCGGGCACGGCGGCGACCGCCATCCCCGGCGTCTGGGCCGCGGGCGACGTCACCGACGACGTCTATCGCCAGGCGGTGACCGCCGCCGGCATGGGCTGCATGGCCGCATTGGAAGCGGTGCGTTTTCTTGCGGAAGAAGATCACAAGAAGGCCCACCACCCGATCAGCCACCAGGAAGCCCAGGAAATCGGAAGCGGGCCAACGCCGGGAGACGCCCATGTCGCTTGGATCGATTGA
- a CDS encoding SDR family NAD(P)-dependent oxidoreductase has translation MERLQGKSAVVLGAAGANNMGQVIARRLAREGARVLVAGRRLEALEALAAEIGGVAARCDITQRADSFALADTAKAEFGRIDIAVNATGWGYLSTFLDMTEADLRKIADLQFVGTVFFYQAMVAAMAELGGGSLVQISSATATIMLNDHAAYMGTKAGTDHIIRCIAHEFGERGVRANSISPGLTDTPMTATATAIPGLVEAFLPSYPLGRIGTSEDVAAAVVFLASDECFMTGQNLQVNGGLTLRRNPTREEVAASIQQAATAHA, from the coding sequence ATGGAACGCCTTCAGGGCAAGTCCGCCGTCGTGCTCGGCGCCGCCGGCGCGAACAACATGGGTCAGGTCATAGCCCGGCGGTTGGCGCGGGAAGGCGCGCGCGTCCTGGTGGCGGGCCGTCGACTTGAGGCGCTGGAAGCCCTGGCCGCTGAAATCGGCGGCGTGGCGGCGCGATGCGACATAACCCAGCGCGCAGACTCCTTTGCGCTGGCCGACACAGCGAAAGCCGAGTTCGGTCGTATCGACATTGCTGTCAATGCGACGGGTTGGGGATATCTGTCAACATTCCTGGACATGACTGAAGCCGACTTGCGCAAGATCGCCGATCTGCAGTTCGTCGGGACGGTCTTCTTCTACCAGGCCATGGTGGCCGCCATGGCGGAGCTCGGCGGGGGCAGCCTGGTCCAGATCAGCTCGGCGACCGCCACCATCATGCTGAACGACCACGCCGCCTATATGGGGACCAAGGCGGGGACGGACCACATCATTCGCTGCATCGCCCACGAATTCGGCGAGCGCGGCGTGCGGGCCAACTCCATCTCGCCAGGCCTGACGGATACGCCGATGACGGCGACCGCGACGGCCATACCGGGCCTGGTCGAGGCGTTCCTGCCCAGCTATCCGCTCGGGCGAATCGGGACGTCGGAGGATGTGGCGGCGGCTGTCGTGTTCCTGGCCTCCGACGAATGTTTCATGACCGGTCAGAACCTGCAGGTGAACGGCGGGCTGACGCTGCGGCGCAATCCAACCCGCGAGGAGGTCGCCGCCTCGATCCAGCAGGCGGCGACGGCGCATGCCTGA
- a CDS encoding TetR/AcrR family transcriptional regulator, translating to MSASKSGPVRRNARSYGQSPGGLVQPHSAPGEGEGSEKSDVARRAILDATVACFAEHGWSGTNMSVIARRSRMTRGRIQYYFPTLDDLLRAAIDHLLAEWRRRYFSLISQASGPSARIEAGVNALWEVTQDPLHVAKQELEATARTNPELRVLLEQFGVENDEASVAAAKRMYPELAAYGDAAFRRARDFTMVFMEGLAIFRFSSAGSARQRELIEMLTEVIITYWKTHGVEVLEERPSVERLPVRDTAAVLDEERRIQALSLIKQAADLLSPQ from the coding sequence ATGAGCGCCAGCAAATCCGGACCTGTTCGCCGCAACGCCAGGTCATACGGCCAGTCGCCTGGCGGCCTCGTCCAGCCTCATTCGGCGCCGGGCGAAGGAGAAGGCAGCGAGAAGAGCGATGTCGCCCGCCGGGCGATCCTGGATGCGACGGTCGCCTGCTTCGCCGAACATGGCTGGAGCGGAACCAACATGTCGGTGATCGCCCGCCGCTCGCGCATGACCCGGGGCCGAATCCAATACTACTTCCCGACGCTCGATGACCTGCTCCGGGCGGCGATCGACCACCTGCTGGCTGAGTGGCGGCGCCGGTACTTTTCCCTGATATCCCAGGCTTCAGGGCCTTCGGCCCGGATCGAGGCCGGTGTCAATGCGCTCTGGGAGGTCACTCAGGATCCGCTGCACGTGGCCAAGCAGGAGCTGGAGGCGACCGCTAGGACCAATCCGGAGCTTCGGGTGCTGCTAGAGCAGTTCGGGGTCGAAAATGACGAGGCTTCCGTGGCCGCCGCCAAGAGGATGTATCCTGAGCTTGCGGCCTACGGCGACGCGGCGTTTCGCCGGGCGCGCGACTTCACCATGGTGTTCATGGAGGGGCTCGCCATCTTCCGCTTCAGCTCAGCAGGATCGGCCCGCCAGCGGGAATTGATCGAGATGCTGACGGAGGTCATCATCACCTACTGGAAGACGCATGGCGTCGAAGTGCTCGAAGAGCGCCCAAGTGTCGAACGCTTGCCGGTCCGTGACACCGCTGCGGTTCTCGACGAAGAGCGGCGCATCCAGGCCTTGTCCCTGATCAAGCAGGCCGCGGACCTCCTCTCCCCACAATGA
- a CDS encoding nuclear transport factor 2 family protein, giving the protein MSLADKSASMLLNCPQKFYLGEEGRVGLDSGGLQRLLDEAECRTLLMRYGPAVDWRDRTELDRLFWPDADVDLGVFKGLGAETPEFLIQNAGQSLRRWHVSSSLSLKVDGESAYAESYAVTHAITGDGSAEMASHLFLGRYLDRLEKRGGEWRIASRRYLLHGQVSDAYVDNPALAQMTKADDLGPAHPLFSRNRA; this is encoded by the coding sequence TTGAGCCTCGCCGATAAATCTGCATCAATGCTGCTTAATTGTCCGCAAAAATTTTACTTAGGCGAAGAAGGGAGAGTCGGCTTGGATTCGGGGGGGCTCCAGCGGCTGTTGGACGAGGCGGAATGCCGGACGCTGTTGATGCGCTATGGCCCCGCCGTGGACTGGCGTGACCGAACTGAGCTTGACCGCCTTTTTTGGCCAGACGCCGACGTCGATCTGGGAGTCTTCAAGGGTCTCGGCGCTGAAACGCCGGAATTCCTGATCCAGAACGCGGGCCAATCGTTGCGGCGCTGGCATGTCAGCAGCAGCCTGAGCCTTAAGGTCGATGGCGAAAGCGCCTATGCCGAAAGCTATGCTGTGACCCATGCCATCACCGGCGACGGGTCCGCCGAAATGGCGTCGCACCTGTTCTTGGGCCGCTACCTCGACCGGCTTGAGAAGCGCGGCGGCGAGTGGCGCATAGCGTCGCGCCGCTACCTTCTGCATGGCCAGGTCAGCGACGCCTACGTGGACAATCCGGCCCTGGCGCAGATGACCAAGGCGGACGACCTGGGCCCGGCCCATCCGCTGTTTTCCCGAAATCGCGCCTGA
- a CDS encoding carboxymuconolactone decarboxylase family protein: MTRITKVPVSEWDEELRTMVAADEATSVEQGMYRVLAHTPELGKAVAVFGGSVFGSRTLPRRLIELVRLRIAFHNQCRSCMALRYHSAIDDGLTEGAVCSLEKPQEAADLSEAEKAALLYADRSAIDHFSIGDADFDALRKQFTEAEIVELGVFIAFFIGFGRLSAAWSMTEDLPEGYQASGEQILAPWAQEAVLVRG; the protein is encoded by the coding sequence ATGACCCGGATCACCAAGGTGCCCGTCTCTGAATGGGATGAAGAACTCAGGACGATGGTGGCGGCCGATGAGGCCACTTCGGTCGAACAGGGTATGTACAGGGTGCTGGCGCATACGCCGGAACTCGGTAAGGCCGTCGCCGTGTTCGGTGGGAGCGTCTTTGGCAGCCGCACGCTGCCGCGGCGCCTGATTGAACTCGTGCGGCTGCGCATCGCCTTTCACAATCAATGCCGCAGCTGCATGGCGCTTCGCTATCACTCGGCCATCGACGACGGGCTGACGGAAGGCGCCGTCTGCTCGCTCGAAAAGCCGCAAGAGGCGGCCGACCTCAGCGAGGCCGAAAAGGCGGCGCTGCTCTATGCCGATCGCTCGGCGATCGATCACTTTTCGATCGGCGACGCCGATTTCGATGCGCTACGCAAGCAATTCACCGAAGCCGAGATCGTCGAGCTCGGGGTGTTCATCGCCTTCTTCATCGGCTTTGGCCGCCTGTCGGCCGCCTGGAGCATGACCGAGGACCTGCCGGAGGGCTACCAGGCCAGCGGCGAACAGATCCTGGCGCCATGGGCGCAGGAAGCGGTGCTGGTTCGGGGCTGA
- a CDS encoding cytochrome P450: MKSPTPDLFGPDAHKTWYETYTQLRVAAPVYKTPDLNMFVLTRYEDIAAVVRDNDTFSNEREKYGGESLLQYPEARAIYTERGWPKQFPLAVDPPEHKKYRALVDHFFLGESLERARPLIEKIVDDLIDGFQQDGEINFVSAFAEPLPTMVITALLGLPLEDIPQLKVWSAAWAAPFARGLSLEQEIWVAEHGVAFQAYLKSHIDERRRAPKDDIISHLVNAKFDGDRPLEDAEIISMLDHLYIGGNETTTFSLTSGLWLMLREPAIYERLKSDTSRIRVFTEEVLRLESPTQGLYRTVTRDTEIRGVPIPKGAMVHLRFAAANRDPSVFKDPDRLDLDRSNAIRHMAFSQGEHHCPGAGLSRLEQNIAFAALLDRLPNLRLTPGKNTFEHVPGFVLRALGSLNVSFDPVR, from the coding sequence ATGAAGTCGCCCACACCGGACCTGTTCGGCCCAGACGCCCACAAGACCTGGTACGAGACCTACACCCAGCTCCGCGTGGCGGCTCCGGTGTACAAGACGCCGGACTTGAACATGTTCGTGCTGACGCGATATGAGGACATCGCCGCTGTGGTGCGCGACAATGACACCTTCTCTAACGAGCGCGAGAAGTACGGCGGAGAATCTCTCCTGCAATATCCGGAGGCGCGGGCTATCTACACAGAGCGGGGGTGGCCGAAGCAGTTTCCCCTCGCCGTCGATCCGCCAGAGCACAAGAAGTACCGGGCGCTGGTCGATCACTTCTTTCTGGGTGAGTCGCTCGAGCGCGCTCGGCCATTGATCGAAAAGATCGTCGATGACCTCATCGACGGCTTCCAGCAGGACGGCGAGATCAATTTCGTCAGCGCCTTCGCCGAGCCCCTTCCGACCATGGTCATCACGGCGCTGCTGGGCCTGCCGCTCGAAGACATCCCACAGCTCAAGGTCTGGTCAGCCGCCTGGGCCGCGCCGTTTGCGCGGGGGCTGAGCCTGGAACAGGAGATCTGGGTTGCGGAGCATGGCGTGGCCTTCCAGGCCTATCTCAAGTCGCATATCGACGAGCGTCGCCGCGCGCCGAAGGACGATATCATCAGCCATCTCGTCAATGCGAAATTCGATGGGGACCGGCCGCTCGAGGACGCCGAGATCATCTCCATGCTCGATCATCTCTATATCGGCGGGAACGAGACCACGACCTTTTCGCTCACCTCCGGCCTGTGGCTCATGCTGAGAGAGCCGGCGATCTACGAGCGCCTCAAGAGCGACACGAGCAGGATCCGCGTTTTCACCGAGGAGGTCCTGCGCCTGGAATCGCCGACCCAAGGGCTCTATCGGACCGTGACCCGCGACACCGAGATCCGCGGCGTGCCGATACCGAAAGGCGCCATGGTGCATCTACGCTTCGCGGCGGCGAACCGGGATCCGTCGGTGTTCAAGGACCCCGACCGGCTGGACCTCGACCGGTCCAATGCGATCCGGCACATGGCCTTCAGCCAGGGCGAGCACCACTGTCCGGGCGCCGGCCTGTCGCGGCTGGAGCAGAATATCGCCTTCGCGGCCCTCCTCGATCGCCTGCCGAATCTGCGGCTCACGCCCGGCAAGAACACGTTCGAGCACGTCCCGGGCTTCGTCCTGCGCGCGCTGGGATCGCTGAACGTCTCGTTTGACCCAGTCAGATGA
- a CDS encoding putative quinol monooxygenase encodes MATIIAHIRVKPGREAAFEQTARTMFAASHGNEKALRRYEYWRSQEPGKYYCLLAFDDYVGFMIHQSSPHHEAAAAPLMDLIAELRLEWIDPVQGASPLPATHARPLPPDAGPVMRRYAEMMPVATADWWDPLREA; translated from the coding sequence GTGGCGACCATCATCGCGCATATACGTGTGAAGCCTGGTCGAGAGGCGGCTTTCGAGCAGACGGCCCGAACGATGTTCGCGGCCTCGCATGGCAATGAGAAAGCGCTCAGGCGCTACGAGTACTGGCGCTCCCAAGAGCCGGGGAAATACTACTGCCTGCTCGCGTTCGACGACTATGTCGGATTCATGATTCATCAGTCCAGCCCACACCATGAGGCGGCCGCTGCGCCCCTGATGGACCTGATTGCTGAGCTTCGGCTGGAATGGATCGATCCCGTTCAGGGCGCCTCGCCGTTGCCGGCCACCCACGCGCGGCCGCTGCCGCCGGACGCCGGTCCCGTCATGCGCCGCTATGCCGAGATGATGCCGGTCGCGACAGCTGACTGGTGGGATCCGTTGCGCGAAGCCTGA
- a CDS encoding glucose 1-dehydrogenase translates to MGRVAGKVALITGGARGQGAAHARRLSEEGAKVVISDIRDQEGHALAAALDAEYLTHDVGSDSSWRETMETVRARYGRLDVLVNNAGIAIMAGLAETDAALFERTVRVNQLGVFLGIKYGAELMKATRGGSIINISSITALKSEPRYIAYTSTKWAVRGLTRAAALELAPLGIRVNTIFPGIIDTPMLTDSVPGLDVAQFGAANTPLGRVGVPDDVASAIVFLASDESSFITGAELAVDGGVCA, encoded by the coding sequence ATGGGACGAGTCGCAGGCAAGGTCGCGCTGATCACCGGCGGCGCGCGCGGACAGGGGGCCGCCCATGCGCGACGCCTTTCCGAGGAGGGGGCCAAGGTGGTGATCAGCGATATCCGGGACCAGGAGGGCCATGCCCTGGCGGCCGCTTTGGACGCCGAATACCTGACCCATGACGTCGGCTCGGATTCATCCTGGCGCGAGACCATGGAAACCGTGCGCGCCCGCTACGGTCGCCTGGACGTGCTTGTGAACAATGCCGGCATCGCCATCATGGCGGGGCTGGCGGAGACCGACGCCGCCCTGTTCGAGCGAACCGTCCGCGTGAACCAGCTCGGCGTATTCCTCGGTATCAAGTACGGCGCGGAGCTGATGAAGGCCACACGCGGCGGCTCGATCATCAACATCTCTTCGATCACCGCCCTGAAGTCGGAGCCTCGCTATATCGCGTATACCTCGACCAAATGGGCTGTCCGGGGCCTGACCCGCGCCGCCGCGCTCGAACTCGCCCCCCTCGGAATCCGCGTCAATACGATCTTTCCGGGCATCATCGACACACCGATGCTGACCGACTCTGTGCCAGGCCTGGATGTCGCCCAGTTCGGGGCTGCAAACACGCCCCTGGGCAGGGTCGGCGTGCCGGACGATGTCGCCTCCGCGATCGTCTTCCTCGCCTCCGACGAAAGCAGCTTCATCACCGGCGCCGAATTGGCGGTCGACGGGGGCGTCTGCGCCTGA
- a CDS encoding aromatic ring-hydroxylating oxygenase subunit alpha, with amino-acid sequence MHQAPLQYRPDRHPSESYDDILNRDTRPVPDFLRQGPTPDLGSAPVPAANYFSPEYFAKEVECLWPRVWQMACREEEIANVGDVQLYDIVGKSFIIARTAPDEIKAFYNSCLHRGRKLATLSGCKPEFRCPFHGFTWNLDGSFKENPIAWDFPQWRDRAMNLPEAKVDTWGGFVFINLDPEAQPLASVLGPLAEHFEGYGYADRYKVVHVAKVVRCNWKVLAEAFMESHHSIATHPQILPFLADANSQYDVLTDFVSRQFSAGGVPSPFVAERNYSAADIVYAMRSTSGGARRRGQSDGNVQVPAGVSARAYAAEQARQELSAEDGWDYSAASDAEMVDALLYNVWPHMSFWAGYAPNLVYRWRPDGLDPERAIMDVMILKRAPKDGPRPPPAGVHELGVDEPWSDAPELGPLVGIFEQDMGNLPFVQEGLRASGTGQVHFGLYSELRIRKLHQMIDRFIAAGERT; translated from the coding sequence ATGCATCAAGCGCCCCTCCAGTATCGTCCCGACCGTCACCCGTCGGAATCCTATGATGACATCTTGAACCGCGACACGCGGCCGGTTCCAGATTTCCTGCGCCAGGGCCCGACCCCCGATCTGGGGAGCGCGCCCGTTCCGGCTGCGAACTACTTCAGCCCCGAATATTTCGCGAAGGAGGTTGAATGTCTCTGGCCGAGGGTCTGGCAGATGGCCTGCCGGGAGGAGGAGATCGCCAATGTCGGCGACGTCCAACTCTACGATATCGTGGGCAAATCCTTCATCATCGCCCGCACTGCGCCCGACGAGATCAAGGCCTTCTACAATTCGTGCCTTCACCGGGGCCGTAAGCTGGCGACCCTGAGCGGCTGCAAGCCGGAATTCCGCTGCCCCTTTCACGGCTTCACCTGGAACCTCGACGGCAGCTTCAAGGAGAACCCCATCGCCTGGGATTTTCCCCAGTGGCGAGACCGGGCGATGAACCTGCCTGAAGCCAAGGTCGATACCTGGGGCGGCTTCGTGTTCATCAACCTGGACCCCGAGGCTCAGCCCCTGGCCTCCGTGCTGGGACCGTTGGCGGAGCATTTCGAAGGCTACGGCTACGCTGATCGTTACAAGGTGGTCCACGTCGCCAAGGTGGTCCGTTGCAATTGGAAGGTGCTCGCCGAGGCTTTCATGGAGAGCCACCACTCGATCGCCACCCACCCGCAGATTCTGCCCTTCCTTGCTGACGCCAACAGCCAGTACGACGTCCTGACCGACTTCGTCTCACGACAGTTCTCGGCCGGCGGGGTTCCCAGTCCTTTCGTGGCCGAACGCAACTATTCCGCGGCAGACATTGTCTACGCGATGCGCTCGACCAGCGGCGGCGCGCGGCGCCGCGGCCAATCCGACGGGAATGTCCAAGTCCCCGCCGGCGTCTCCGCCCGCGCCTACGCCGCCGAACAGGCGCGGCAGGAGCTCTCCGCCGAGGACGGATGGGACTATTCCGCCGCCTCGGACGCCGAGATGGTCGACGCCCTGCTCTACAACGTCTGGCCGCATATGAGTTTCTGGGCCGGCTATGCGCCGAACCTGGTCTATCGCTGGCGGCCCGACGGCCTGGATCCCGAACGCGCGATCATGGACGTCATGATCCTCAAGCGGGCTCCGAAAGACGGCCCGCGGCCGCCACCCGCCGGCGTCCACGAACTGGGCGTCGATGAGCCCTGGAGCGATGCGCCCGAGCTTGGCCCGCTCGTCGGCATCTTCGAACAGGACATGGGCAACCTGCCCTTCGTGCAGGAAGGCCTGCGCGCCTCAGGCACGGGGCAGGTGCATTTCGGCCTCTACTCTGAACTGCGCATCCGCAAGCTGCACCAGATGATCGATCGCTTCATCGCGGCCGGCGAGCGCACCTGA
- a CDS encoding TonB-dependent receptor, which yields MTAVSGAELARFGYDKPEDVTSRIPSLNVSCCGSGSGAQVSLRGVGSSYLSAAFDSAVALDFDGVVVSSMRVLQSGFFDMQQIEVLKGPQSLYFGKSASAGVLSFKSADPTNHWEYGGKASYEFEQRGETLESYVSGPLTDNLGLRLAAQYNNIDEVLHNSAPGVAHPDRGETNANVRATLQWKPSDSFSANLKLNFVHHDADGSIRNSVVACGKNGVADPISLAGGAFLIPAGYNCDTSGNHYVLPDIAPPLAIKAPLGKDFNNGVPYANSDIYFGRLKFDWKLGEHLTLASVTGYLDQQSVDFDAFSYGGVLNGASFGTGAGLAYNNLRQFSQEVRLASSFSGPLNFMVGAFYEQRHIEFNTSQNAINIAALAGPDPVTGYTSDWYKEHLTHTDAISAFGSVNYDITSQLKLSGGVRWTHEKKDQEISVPYDSIILTSLYGFAPSGFAAAPIYYKDSNVSPEVSLSYQPTKDLNFYAAYKEGYKSGGIDNSALPSNALIGLSSPDAAVRAATAAALVYKAETAKGGEIGVKSQWFGRTLTLNASIYDYVFQNLQLQIFDGVAVQFHTTNAGELTSRGADLDFRWLTPIDGLSFFGALAYTDATYTKSFVPDPVSGADLKGRASSGAPKWSGNVAANYHAPVGNSYRFDLTGNLQFKTSYYTRDGSPSDYVQGSSATFDLASSIGPDSGRWALALVGTNLTDKRTVTSSGPRPFLPASGDDVILNLSEGRKVFVQASFKF from the coding sequence GTGACCGCGGTCTCCGGCGCCGAACTCGCCCGGTTTGGCTATGACAAGCCTGAAGATGTCACGAGCCGCATCCCGTCGCTGAACGTGTCGTGCTGTGGGTCGGGCTCCGGCGCACAGGTCAGCCTGCGGGGGGTCGGCTCGTCCTATCTATCGGCTGCGTTCGACTCGGCGGTGGCGCTCGATTTCGACGGGGTGGTCGTCAGCAGCATGCGTGTCCTGCAATCGGGTTTCTTCGACATGCAGCAGATCGAAGTCCTCAAAGGGCCCCAGTCTCTCTACTTCGGCAAGAGCGCCTCGGCTGGCGTGCTGTCCTTCAAGTCCGCCGACCCGACCAATCATTGGGAATACGGCGGCAAAGCTTCCTATGAGTTCGAGCAACGGGGCGAAACGCTCGAATCTTACGTGTCCGGCCCGTTGACGGACAATCTGGGCCTGCGCCTGGCCGCTCAATACAACAATATCGACGAGGTCCTGCACAACTCGGCGCCGGGGGTCGCCCATCCGGACCGCGGAGAGACCAACGCCAACGTCCGCGCGACCCTGCAGTGGAAGCCGAGCGATTCCTTTTCCGCAAACCTCAAACTCAATTTCGTCCACCACGATGCCGACGGCAGCATCCGCAACTCCGTCGTGGCCTGCGGAAAGAACGGGGTCGCCGATCCCATCAGCCTGGCCGGCGGCGCGTTTCTCATCCCCGCAGGGTACAACTGCGACACCTCAGGCAATCACTACGTCCTGCCCGACATAGCTCCGCCGCTGGCGATCAAGGCGCCGCTTGGGAAGGATTTCAACAACGGCGTGCCGTACGCCAATTCCGACATCTACTTCGGTCGGCTGAAATTCGACTGGAAGCTCGGCGAGCACCTCACGCTCGCCTCAGTCACCGGCTATCTTGACCAGCAATCCGTCGACTTTGACGCCTTCAGCTATGGCGGCGTGCTCAATGGGGCCAGCTTTGGGACCGGCGCCGGACTGGCCTACAACAACCTGCGCCAGTTCAGCCAGGAGGTGCGGCTGGCCAGCAGCTTCAGCGGGCCGCTGAACTTCATGGTCGGCGCCTTCTACGAGCAGCGCCATATCGAGTTCAACACTTCGCAAAATGCGATCAACATCGCGGCGTTGGCTGGCCCGGACCCGGTCACGGGCTATACATCCGACTGGTACAAGGAACACCTCACCCATACCGACGCGATATCGGCCTTCGGCAGCGTGAACTATGACATTACAAGCCAACTGAAGCTATCAGGCGGGGTTCGCTGGACCCACGAGAAGAAGGATCAGGAGATTTCTGTTCCGTACGACAGCATCATCCTGACCAGTTTGTATGGGTTTGCGCCGAGCGGTTTCGCCGCTGCGCCGATCTATTACAAGGACAGCAACGTCTCGCCGGAGGTTTCGCTCAGCTACCAGCCGACGAAGGACCTCAACTTCTATGCGGCGTACAAGGAGGGTTACAAATCCGGCGGCATCGACAATAGCGCCCTGCCCTCCAACGCCCTGATCGGCCTGTCCAGTCCGGACGCCGCCGTCCGCGCCGCGACGGCCGCCGCCCTCGTCTACAAGGCGGAAACTGCAAAGGGCGGCGAGATCGGGGTGAAGTCGCAATGGTTCGGCCGCACCCTCACGCTCAACGCCTCGATCTACGACTATGTCTTCCAGAACCTGCAACTGCAGATCTTTGATGGCGTGGCCGTTCAGTTCCACACCACCAACGCCGGCGAGCTGACCTCTCGCGGCGCGGACCTGGATTTCAGATGGCTGACCCCGATCGACGGCCTGAGCTTCTTTGGCGCACTGGCCTATACGGACGCGACCTACACCAAGTCCTTCGTGCCGGACCCCGTCAGCGGCGCCGACCTGAAGGGGCGCGCATCGTCAGGGGCCCCGAAATGGTCTGGCAACGTCGCCGCGAACTACCATGCGCCGGTGGGAAACAGCTACAGGTTCGACCTCACGGGTAATCTGCAGTTCAAGACCAGCTACTACACCCGTGACGGCAGCCCGTCGGACTATGTGCAGGGCTCATCTGCGACCTTCGACCTGGCAAGTTCCATCGGCCCGGACAGCGGTCGCTGGGCGCTGGCGCTGGTCGGCACGAACCTGACGGACAAGCGAACGGTGACCTCCAGCGGTCCGCGGCCGTTCCTGCCGGCAAGCGGGGACGACGTGATCCTCAACCTGAGCGAAGGGCGCAAGGTCTTTGTCCAGGCGTCGTTCAAATTCTAG